The Orcinus orca chromosome 16, mOrcOrc1.1, whole genome shotgun sequence genome includes a window with the following:
- the UBFD1 gene encoding ubiquitin domain-containing protein UBFD1 isoform X6, which yields MAAAGAPDGMEESGMDTEAETVATEGPARPLSCLEAEAAAGAAAEDSCAARGSLQPAPAQPPGDLAAQASVSNGEDAGGGAGRELVDLKIIWNKTKHDVKFPLDSTGSELKQKIHSITGLPPAMQKVMYKGLVPEDKTLREIKVTSGAKIMVVGSTINDVLAVNTPKDAAQQDAKAEENKKEPLCRQKQHRKVLDKGKPEDVMPSVKGAQERLPAVPLSGMYNKSGGKVRLTFKLEQDQLWIGTKERTEKLPMGSIKNVVSEPIEGHEDYHMMMPFH from the exons ATGGCGGCGGCCGGAGCCCCGGATG GCATGGAGGAATCGGGCATGGACACGGAGGCCGAGACCGTGGCGACCGAGGGGCCCGCGCGGCCCCTCAGCTGCTTGGAGGCCGAAgccgcggcgggggcggcggccgAGGACTCCTGCGCCGCGCGAGGCAGTCTGCAGCCTGCCCCGGCCCAACCCCCTGGGGACCTCGCGGCCCAGGCCTCGGTCAGCAACGGCGAGGACGCGGGCGGCGGCGCGGGCAGGGAGTTGGTGGACCTGAAGATCATCTGGAACAAGACTAAGCACGACGTGAAGTTTCCCCTGGATAGCACAGGCTCCGAGCTAAAACAGAAGATTCACTCGATTACAG GTCTCCCGCCTGCCATGCAGAAAGTCATGTATAAGGGACTTGTCCCTGAGGATAAGACGttgagagaaataaaagtcacCAGTGGAGCCAAGATCATGGTGGTTGGCTCCACGATAAATGATGTTTTAGCAGTAAACACACCCAAAGATGCTGCCCAGCAGGACGCAAAGGCCGAAGAGAACAAGAAGGAGCCTCTCTGCAGGCAGAAA CAACACAGGAAAGTACTGGATAAAGGAAAACCCGAAGATGTGATGCCGTCTGTTAAGGGTGCCCAG GAGCGCCTGCCAGCTGTACCCTTATCTGGCATGTACAATAAATCCGGGGGAAAAGTGAGACTTACCTTTAAGCTAGAACAAGACCAGCTGTGGATCGGCACTAAAG AGCGGACTGAGAAATTGCCCATGGGTTCCATTAAAAATGTGGTCAGTGAACCTATCGAAGGACACGAAGACTACCACATGATG ATGCCATTTCACTAG
- the UBFD1 gene encoding ubiquitin domain-containing protein UBFD1 isoform X5 yields MAAAGAPDGMEESGMDTEAETVATEGPARPLSCLEAEAAAGAAAEDSCAARGSLQPAPAQPPGDLAAQASVSNGEDAGGGAGRELVDLKIIWNKTKHDVKFPLDSTGSELKQKIHSITGLPPAMQKVMYKGLVPEDKTLREIKVTSGAKIMVVGSTINDVLAVNTPKDAAQQDAKAEENKKEPLCRQKQHRKVLDKGKPEDVMPSVKGAQERLPAVPLSGMYNKSGGKVRLTFKLEQDQLWIGTKERTEKLPMGSIKNVVSEPIEGHEDYHMMLGPFTPFRNICLTSLTR; encoded by the exons ATGGCGGCGGCCGGAGCCCCGGATG GCATGGAGGAATCGGGCATGGACACGGAGGCCGAGACCGTGGCGACCGAGGGGCCCGCGCGGCCCCTCAGCTGCTTGGAGGCCGAAgccgcggcgggggcggcggccgAGGACTCCTGCGCCGCGCGAGGCAGTCTGCAGCCTGCCCCGGCCCAACCCCCTGGGGACCTCGCGGCCCAGGCCTCGGTCAGCAACGGCGAGGACGCGGGCGGCGGCGCGGGCAGGGAGTTGGTGGACCTGAAGATCATCTGGAACAAGACTAAGCACGACGTGAAGTTTCCCCTGGATAGCACAGGCTCCGAGCTAAAACAGAAGATTCACTCGATTACAG GTCTCCCGCCTGCCATGCAGAAAGTCATGTATAAGGGACTTGTCCCTGAGGATAAGACGttgagagaaataaaagtcacCAGTGGAGCCAAGATCATGGTGGTTGGCTCCACGATAAATGATGTTTTAGCAGTAAACACACCCAAAGATGCTGCCCAGCAGGACGCAAAGGCCGAAGAGAACAAGAAGGAGCCTCTCTGCAGGCAGAAA CAACACAGGAAAGTACTGGATAAAGGAAAACCCGAAGATGTGATGCCGTCTGTTAAGGGTGCCCAG GAGCGCCTGCCAGCTGTACCCTTATCTGGCATGTACAATAAATCCGGGGGAAAAGTGAGACTTACCTTTAAGCTAGAACAAGACCAGCTGTGGATCGGCACTAAAG AGCGGACTGAGAAATTGCCCATGGGTTCCATTAAAAATGTGGTCAGTGAACCTATCGAAGGACACGAAGACTACCACATGATG ttgGGCCCCTTCACTCCCTTTCGAAACATCTGTCTCACCAGTTTGACCCGGTAG
- the UBFD1 gene encoding ubiquitin domain-containing protein UBFD1 isoform X1, with protein sequence MAAAGAPDGMEESGMDTEAETVATEGPARPLSCLEAEAAAGAAAEDSCAARGSLQPAPAQPPGDLAAQASVSNGEDAGGGAGRELVDLKIIWNKTKHDVKFPLDSTGSELKQKIHSITGLPPAMQKVMYKGLVPEDKTLREIKVTSGAKIMVVGSTINDVLAVNTPKDAAQQDAKAEENKKEPLCRQKQHRKVLDKGKPEDVMPSVKGAQERLPAVPLSGMYNKSGGKVRLTFKLEQDQLWIGTKERTEKLPMGSIKNVVSEPIEGHEDYHMMAFQLGPTEASYYWVYWVPTQYVDAIKDTVLGKWQYF encoded by the exons ATGGCGGCGGCCGGAGCCCCGGATG GCATGGAGGAATCGGGCATGGACACGGAGGCCGAGACCGTGGCGACCGAGGGGCCCGCGCGGCCCCTCAGCTGCTTGGAGGCCGAAgccgcggcgggggcggcggccgAGGACTCCTGCGCCGCGCGAGGCAGTCTGCAGCCTGCCCCGGCCCAACCCCCTGGGGACCTCGCGGCCCAGGCCTCGGTCAGCAACGGCGAGGACGCGGGCGGCGGCGCGGGCAGGGAGTTGGTGGACCTGAAGATCATCTGGAACAAGACTAAGCACGACGTGAAGTTTCCCCTGGATAGCACAGGCTCCGAGCTAAAACAGAAGATTCACTCGATTACAG GTCTCCCGCCTGCCATGCAGAAAGTCATGTATAAGGGACTTGTCCCTGAGGATAAGACGttgagagaaataaaagtcacCAGTGGAGCCAAGATCATGGTGGTTGGCTCCACGATAAATGATGTTTTAGCAGTAAACACACCCAAAGATGCTGCCCAGCAGGACGCAAAGGCCGAAGAGAACAAGAAGGAGCCTCTCTGCAGGCAGAAA CAACACAGGAAAGTACTGGATAAAGGAAAACCCGAAGATGTGATGCCGTCTGTTAAGGGTGCCCAG GAGCGCCTGCCAGCTGTACCCTTATCTGGCATGTACAATAAATCCGGGGGAAAAGTGAGACTTACCTTTAAGCTAGAACAAGACCAGCTGTGGATCGGCACTAAAG AGCGGACTGAGAAATTGCCCATGGGTTCCATTAAAAATGTGGTCAGTGAACCTATCGAAGGACACGAAGACTACCACATGATG GCGTTTCAGTTGGGCCCCACGGAAGCCTCTTACTACTGGGTGTACTGGGTTCCAACTCAATATGTGGATGCAATCAAAGACACTGTGCTGGGGAAATGGCAGTATTTTTGA
- the UBFD1 gene encoding ubiquitin domain-containing protein UBFD1 isoform X3, with protein sequence MAAAGAPDGMEESGMDTEAETVATEGPARPLSCLEAEAAAGAAAEDSCAARGSLQPAPAQPPGDLAAQASVSNGEDAGGGAGRELVDLKIIWNKTKHDVKFPLDSTGSELKQKIHSITGLPPAMQKVMYKGLVPEDKTLREIKVTSGAKIMVVGSTINDVLAVNTPKDAAQQDAKAEENKKEPLCRQKQHRKVLDKGKPEDVMPSVKGAQERLPAVPLSGMYNKSGGKVRLTFKLEQDQLWIGTKDSWREPNMPNSPVSGQHCRYSVFESGLRNCPWVPLKMWSVNLSKDTKTTT encoded by the exons ATGGCGGCGGCCGGAGCCCCGGATG GCATGGAGGAATCGGGCATGGACACGGAGGCCGAGACCGTGGCGACCGAGGGGCCCGCGCGGCCCCTCAGCTGCTTGGAGGCCGAAgccgcggcgggggcggcggccgAGGACTCCTGCGCCGCGCGAGGCAGTCTGCAGCCTGCCCCGGCCCAACCCCCTGGGGACCTCGCGGCCCAGGCCTCGGTCAGCAACGGCGAGGACGCGGGCGGCGGCGCGGGCAGGGAGTTGGTGGACCTGAAGATCATCTGGAACAAGACTAAGCACGACGTGAAGTTTCCCCTGGATAGCACAGGCTCCGAGCTAAAACAGAAGATTCACTCGATTACAG GTCTCCCGCCTGCCATGCAGAAAGTCATGTATAAGGGACTTGTCCCTGAGGATAAGACGttgagagaaataaaagtcacCAGTGGAGCCAAGATCATGGTGGTTGGCTCCACGATAAATGATGTTTTAGCAGTAAACACACCCAAAGATGCTGCCCAGCAGGACGCAAAGGCCGAAGAGAACAAGAAGGAGCCTCTCTGCAGGCAGAAA CAACACAGGAAAGTACTGGATAAAGGAAAACCCGAAGATGTGATGCCGTCTGTTAAGGGTGCCCAG GAGCGCCTGCCAGCTGTACCCTTATCTGGCATGTACAATAAATCCGGGGGAAAAGTGAGACTTACCTTTAAGCTAGAACAAGACCAGCTGTGGATCGGCACTAAAG ATTCCTGGAGGGAACCGAACATGCCTAATTCACCTGTTTCTGGCCAGCACTGTAGGTATTCAGTGTTCGAG AGCGGACTGAGAAATTGCCCATGGGTTCCATTAAAAATGTGGTCAGTGAACCTATCGAAGGACACGAAGACTACCACATGA
- the UBFD1 gene encoding ubiquitin domain-containing protein UBFD1 isoform X2: MAAAGAPDGMEESGMDTEAETVATEGPARPLSCLEAEAAAGAAAEDSCAARGSLQPAPAQPPGDLAAQASVSNGEDAGGGAGRELVDLKIIWNKTKHDVKFPLDSTGSELKQKIHSITGLPPAMQKVMYKGLVPEDKTLREIKVTSGAKIMVVGSTINDVLAVNTPKDAAQQDAKAEENKKEPLCRQKQHRKVLDKGKPEDVMPSVKGAQERLPAVPLSGMYNKSGGKVRLTFKLEQDQLWIGTKERTEKLPMGSIKNVVSEPIEGHEDYHMMLLEKRVLLCFLLKPPSAADRPTEETVT, from the exons ATGGCGGCGGCCGGAGCCCCGGATG GCATGGAGGAATCGGGCATGGACACGGAGGCCGAGACCGTGGCGACCGAGGGGCCCGCGCGGCCCCTCAGCTGCTTGGAGGCCGAAgccgcggcgggggcggcggccgAGGACTCCTGCGCCGCGCGAGGCAGTCTGCAGCCTGCCCCGGCCCAACCCCCTGGGGACCTCGCGGCCCAGGCCTCGGTCAGCAACGGCGAGGACGCGGGCGGCGGCGCGGGCAGGGAGTTGGTGGACCTGAAGATCATCTGGAACAAGACTAAGCACGACGTGAAGTTTCCCCTGGATAGCACAGGCTCCGAGCTAAAACAGAAGATTCACTCGATTACAG GTCTCCCGCCTGCCATGCAGAAAGTCATGTATAAGGGACTTGTCCCTGAGGATAAGACGttgagagaaataaaagtcacCAGTGGAGCCAAGATCATGGTGGTTGGCTCCACGATAAATGATGTTTTAGCAGTAAACACACCCAAAGATGCTGCCCAGCAGGACGCAAAGGCCGAAGAGAACAAGAAGGAGCCTCTCTGCAGGCAGAAA CAACACAGGAAAGTACTGGATAAAGGAAAACCCGAAGATGTGATGCCGTCTGTTAAGGGTGCCCAG GAGCGCCTGCCAGCTGTACCCTTATCTGGCATGTACAATAAATCCGGGGGAAAAGTGAGACTTACCTTTAAGCTAGAACAAGACCAGCTGTGGATCGGCACTAAAG AGCGGACTGAGAAATTGCCCATGGGTTCCATTAAAAATGTGGTCAGTGAACCTATCGAAGGACACGAAGACTACCACATGATG CTCCTGGAGAAAAGAGTGCTTCTTTGCTTCTTGTTGAAGCCTCCCTCTGCAGCTGACAGGCCTACAGAGGAAACGGTCACGTAG
- the UBFD1 gene encoding ubiquitin domain-containing protein UBFD1 isoform X4, with protein MAAAGAPDGMEESGMDTEAETVATEGPARPLSCLEAEAAAGAAAEDSCAARGSLQPAPAQPPGDLAAQASVSNGEDAGGGAGRELVDLKIIWNKTKHDVKFPLDSTGSELKQKIHSITGLPPAMQKVMYKGLVPEDKTLREIKVTSGAKIMVVGSTINDVLAVNTPKDAAQQDAKAEENKKEPLCRQKQHRKVLDKGKPEDVMPSVKGAQERLPAVPLSGMYNKSGGKVRLTFKLEQDQLWIGTKGVSVGPHGSLLLLGVLGSNSICGCNQRHCAGEMAVFLKALSPLAQETDPK; from the exons ATGGCGGCGGCCGGAGCCCCGGATG GCATGGAGGAATCGGGCATGGACACGGAGGCCGAGACCGTGGCGACCGAGGGGCCCGCGCGGCCCCTCAGCTGCTTGGAGGCCGAAgccgcggcgggggcggcggccgAGGACTCCTGCGCCGCGCGAGGCAGTCTGCAGCCTGCCCCGGCCCAACCCCCTGGGGACCTCGCGGCCCAGGCCTCGGTCAGCAACGGCGAGGACGCGGGCGGCGGCGCGGGCAGGGAGTTGGTGGACCTGAAGATCATCTGGAACAAGACTAAGCACGACGTGAAGTTTCCCCTGGATAGCACAGGCTCCGAGCTAAAACAGAAGATTCACTCGATTACAG GTCTCCCGCCTGCCATGCAGAAAGTCATGTATAAGGGACTTGTCCCTGAGGATAAGACGttgagagaaataaaagtcacCAGTGGAGCCAAGATCATGGTGGTTGGCTCCACGATAAATGATGTTTTAGCAGTAAACACACCCAAAGATGCTGCCCAGCAGGACGCAAAGGCCGAAGAGAACAAGAAGGAGCCTCTCTGCAGGCAGAAA CAACACAGGAAAGTACTGGATAAAGGAAAACCCGAAGATGTGATGCCGTCTGTTAAGGGTGCCCAG GAGCGCCTGCCAGCTGTACCCTTATCTGGCATGTACAATAAATCCGGGGGAAAAGTGAGACTTACCTTTAAGCTAGAACAAGACCAGCTGTGGATCGGCACTAAAG GCGTTTCAGTTGGGCCCCACGGAAGCCTCTTACTACTGGGTGTACTGGGTTCCAACTCAATATGTGGATGCAATCAAAGACACTGTGCTGGGGAAATGGCAGTATTTTTGAAAGCACTTTCACCTCTGGCCCAGGAGACTGACCCAAAGTGA
- the UBFD1 gene encoding ubiquitin domain-containing protein UBFD1 isoform X7 produces MAAAGAPDGMEESGMDTEAETVATEGPARPLSCLEAEAAAGAAAEDSCAARGSLQPAPAQPPGDLAAQASVSNGEDAGGGAGRELVDLKIIWNKTKHDVKFPLDSTGSELKQKIHSITGLPPAMQKVMYKGLVPEDKTLREIKVTSGAKIMVVGSTINDVLAVNTPKDAAQQDAKAEENKKEPLCRQKQHRKVLDKGKPEDVMPSVKGAQERLPAVPLSGMYNKSGGKVRLTFKLEQDQLWIGTKDSWREPNMPNSPVSGQH; encoded by the exons ATGGCGGCGGCCGGAGCCCCGGATG GCATGGAGGAATCGGGCATGGACACGGAGGCCGAGACCGTGGCGACCGAGGGGCCCGCGCGGCCCCTCAGCTGCTTGGAGGCCGAAgccgcggcgggggcggcggccgAGGACTCCTGCGCCGCGCGAGGCAGTCTGCAGCCTGCCCCGGCCCAACCCCCTGGGGACCTCGCGGCCCAGGCCTCGGTCAGCAACGGCGAGGACGCGGGCGGCGGCGCGGGCAGGGAGTTGGTGGACCTGAAGATCATCTGGAACAAGACTAAGCACGACGTGAAGTTTCCCCTGGATAGCACAGGCTCCGAGCTAAAACAGAAGATTCACTCGATTACAG GTCTCCCGCCTGCCATGCAGAAAGTCATGTATAAGGGACTTGTCCCTGAGGATAAGACGttgagagaaataaaagtcacCAGTGGAGCCAAGATCATGGTGGTTGGCTCCACGATAAATGATGTTTTAGCAGTAAACACACCCAAAGATGCTGCCCAGCAGGACGCAAAGGCCGAAGAGAACAAGAAGGAGCCTCTCTGCAGGCAGAAA CAACACAGGAAAGTACTGGATAAAGGAAAACCCGAAGATGTGATGCCGTCTGTTAAGGGTGCCCAG GAGCGCCTGCCAGCTGTACCCTTATCTGGCATGTACAATAAATCCGGGGGAAAAGTGAGACTTACCTTTAAGCTAGAACAAGACCAGCTGTGGATCGGCACTAAAG ATTCCTGGAGGGAACCGAACATGCCTAATTCACCTGTTTCTGGCCAGCACT AG
- the NDUFAB1 gene encoding acyl carrier protein, mitochondrial, protein MAARVLCVCVRRLPAAFAPLPRLPTLAAARSLCTTLFPAGARARSWAPHPASVLTQVPGGVTPLCRQYSDAPPLTLEGIKDRVLYVLKLYDKIDPEKLSVNSHFMKDLGLDSLDQVEIIMAMEDEFGFEIPDIDAEKLMCPQEIVDYIADKKDVYE, encoded by the exons ATGGCGGCTCGTGTCCTTTGCGTCTGTGTCCGCCGACTGCCCGCCGCCTTCGCGCCGCTGCCCCGGCTCCCCACGCTGGCGGCGGCCCGGTCACTCTGCACTACCCTGTTCCCTGCGGGGGCCAGAGCGAGGTCTTGGGCTCCGCATCCGGCCTCGGTGCTCACGCAG GTTCCAGGTGGAGTTACACCGCTGTGCCGCCAGTATAGTGATGCACCCCCTTTGACATTAGAGGGCATCAAGGACCGTGTTCTTTACGTCTTGAAACTCTATGACAAGATTGACCCAGAAAAG CTCTCAGTAAATTCCCATTTTATGAAAGACCTGGGCTTAGACAGTTTGGACCAAGTGGAGATTATCATGGCCATGGAAGACGAATTTG GGTTTGAAATTCCTGATATAGATGCGGAGAAGTTAATGTGCCCACAAGAAATTGTAGATTACATTGCAGATAAGAAGGatgtatatgaataa
- the PALB2 gene encoding partner and localizer of BRCA2 isoform X11, producing the protein MISKNIFRTGSVALMTEIADVPACDSLNPGTLQLVSKLKNPSGSCSVDVSAMWWEIAGFKEWCIITACEYVVSLWKPLDTWQWEKIYSWHFAEVPVLQIVLVPDVCNLVCVALGNLEIREIRALLCSPDGKSEKQVLLSSGNIKAVLGLTKRRLVSSSGTLCDQQVEIMTFAEDGGSKEKQFLMHPEETILTFAEVQGMQEALLGTTIMNNIVIWNLKTGQLLKKMHIGDSYQASVCHKAYSEMGLLFVVLSHPCAKESKLLGSPVFQLLVINPKTTLSVGVMLYCLPQGQAGRFLEGDVKDHFAAAVLTSGTIAIWDLLLGHCTAFLPPVSDQNWSFVKWSGADSHLLAGQKDGNIFVYRYY; encoded by the exons ACTGAAATAGCAGACGTTCCTGCTTGTGATAGCTTAAACCCAGGCACCCTACAATTGGTTTCAAAGTTAAAG AATCCTTCAGGTTCCTGTTCTGTGGATGTGAGTGCCATGTGGTGGGAAATAGCTGGTTTCAAAGAGTGGTGTATCATAACTGCTTGTGAATACGTAGTTTCTCTTTGGAAACCTCTGGATACTTGGCAGTGGGAAAAAATTTATTCCTGGCACTTCGCAGAG gtcCCAGTATTACAGATAGTTCTAGTGCCTGATGTTTGTAATCTTGTGTGTGTGGCTTTGGGAAACTTGGAAATCAGAGAAATCAG GGCACTACTTTGTTCTCCTGAtggtaaaagtgaaaaacaagtGCTCCTGAGTTCTGGAAATATAAAAGCTGTGCTTGGCCTGACAAAGAGGAGGCTAGTCAGTAGCAGTGGGACCCTTTGTGATCAACAAGTAGAAATCATGACGTTTGCAGAAGATGGAGG aagcaaagaaaaacagtttttgaTGCACCCTGAAGAGACTATACTAACTTTTGCTGAGGTTCAAGGGATGCAGGAAGCTCTGCTTGGTACCACTATAATGAACAACATTGTTATTTG GAATTTAAAAACTGGTCAACTCCTGAAAAAGATGCACATTGGTGATTCCTACCAAGCTTCAGTCTGTCACAAAGCTTATTCTGAAATG GGGCTCCTGTTTGTTGTTCTGAGTCACCCTTGTGCCAAAGAGAGCAAGTTGTTGGGAAGCCCTGTGTTTCAGCTGCTTGTGATTAACCCAAAGACGACCCTGAGTGTGGGCGTGATGCTCTACTGCCTTCCTCAAGGGCAGGCTGGAAG GTTCCTGGAAGGTGACGTGAAAGATCATTTTGCAGCAGCAGTATTAACTTCTGGAACCATTGCCATTTGGGATTTACTCCTAGGTCATTGCACTGCTTTCCTTCCACCTGTCTCTGACCAGAACTGGTCTTTTGTTAAATGGTCAGGCGCAGATTCTCATTTGCTGGCTGGACAAAAAGATGGAAATATATTTGTATACCGCTACTACTGA
- the PALB2 gene encoding partner and localizer of BRCA2 isoform X10, with product MNYFCQLLAHQVLIGPRKKLPCTEIRMKKQLFMTEIADVPACDSLNPGTLQLVSKLKNPSGSCSVDVSAMWWEIAGFKEWCIITACEYVVSLWKPLDTWQWEKIYSWHFAEVPVLQIVLVPDVCNLVCVALGNLEIREIRALLCSPDGKSEKQVLLSSGNIKAVLGLTKRRLVSSSGTLCDQQVEIMTFAEDGGSKEKQFLMHPEETILTFAEVQGMQEALLGTTIMNNIVIWNLKTGQLLKKMHIGDSYQASVCHKAYSEMGLLFVVLSHPCAKESKLLGSPVFQLLVINPKTTLSVGVMLYCLPQGQAGRFLEGDVKDHFAAAVLTSGTIAIWDLLLGHCTAFLPPVSDQNWSFVKWSGADSHLLAGQKDGNIFVYRYY from the exons ACTGAAATAGCAGACGTTCCTGCTTGTGATAGCTTAAACCCAGGCACCCTACAATTGGTTTCAAAGTTAAAG AATCCTTCAGGTTCCTGTTCTGTGGATGTGAGTGCCATGTGGTGGGAAATAGCTGGTTTCAAAGAGTGGTGTATCATAACTGCTTGTGAATACGTAGTTTCTCTTTGGAAACCTCTGGATACTTGGCAGTGGGAAAAAATTTATTCCTGGCACTTCGCAGAG gtcCCAGTATTACAGATAGTTCTAGTGCCTGATGTTTGTAATCTTGTGTGTGTGGCTTTGGGAAACTTGGAAATCAGAGAAATCAG GGCACTACTTTGTTCTCCTGAtggtaaaagtgaaaaacaagtGCTCCTGAGTTCTGGAAATATAAAAGCTGTGCTTGGCCTGACAAAGAGGAGGCTAGTCAGTAGCAGTGGGACCCTTTGTGATCAACAAGTAGAAATCATGACGTTTGCAGAAGATGGAGG aagcaaagaaaaacagtttttgaTGCACCCTGAAGAGACTATACTAACTTTTGCTGAGGTTCAAGGGATGCAGGAAGCTCTGCTTGGTACCACTATAATGAACAACATTGTTATTTG GAATTTAAAAACTGGTCAACTCCTGAAAAAGATGCACATTGGTGATTCCTACCAAGCTTCAGTCTGTCACAAAGCTTATTCTGAAATG GGGCTCCTGTTTGTTGTTCTGAGTCACCCTTGTGCCAAAGAGAGCAAGTTGTTGGGAAGCCCTGTGTTTCAGCTGCTTGTGATTAACCCAAAGACGACCCTGAGTGTGGGCGTGATGCTCTACTGCCTTCCTCAAGGGCAGGCTGGAAG GTTCCTGGAAGGTGACGTGAAAGATCATTTTGCAGCAGCAGTATTAACTTCTGGAACCATTGCCATTTGGGATTTACTCCTAGGTCATTGCACTGCTTTCCTTCCACCTGTCTCTGACCAGAACTGGTCTTTTGTTAAATGGTCAGGCGCAGATTCTCATTTGCTGGCTGGACAAAAAGATGGAAATATATTTGTATACCGCTACTACTGA